A window of Arachis duranensis cultivar V14167 unplaced genomic scaffold, aradu.V14167.gnm2.J7QH unplaced_Scaffold_55289, whole genome shotgun sequence contains these coding sequences:
- the LOC107472334 gene encoding uncharacterized protein LOC107472334, protein MGKSTKEQKQEVDFTPPLPYPQRFNKETKDQHFSKFLEVFKKLEINIPLAEALEQMPLYAKFLKELINKKRSWQVNETILLTEECRALIQKGLPPKLGDPGSYLLPCTIGSMTINKAMCDLGASINLMPASLVKKLCIKEVKPVQMSLELVDKSVIYTRGVIENLLVKVDKLIFPADFVILELD, encoded by the coding sequence ATGGGAAAGTCAACAAAGGAACAAAAGCAGGAAGTGGACTTCACACCTCCATTGCCATATCCTCAAAGGTTCAACAAGGAAACTAAGGACcaacacttttcaaaatttcttgaaGTCTTCAAGAAGTTGGAGATCAATATTCCATTGGCTGAAGCATTAGAACAGATGCCCCTGTATGCAAAATTCTTGAAAGAACTTATCAACAAAAAGAGGAGTTGGCAAGTTAATGAAACTATACTGCTTACTGAAGAATGCAGAGCACTAATCCAAAAAGGACTTCCACCTAAACTTGGAGATCCTGGAAGTTACCTTTTACCCTGCACCATTGGAAGTATGACTATCAACAAGGcgatgtgtgacttaggagctagcatcaatctaatgCCTGCCTCTCTAGTGAAAAAGTTGTGCATAAAAGAGGTGAAACCAGTACAAATGTCTCTAGAATTGGTGGATAAGTCAGTGATATATACCAGGGGTGTAATTGAGAATCTTCTAGTCAAGGTAGACAAACTTATCTTCcctgcagattttgtgatcTTAGAATTAGATTAA